The Odocoileus virginianus isolate 20LAN1187 ecotype Illinois unplaced genomic scaffold, Ovbor_1.2 Unplaced_Contig_3, whole genome shotgun sequence genome includes a window with the following:
- the RBSN gene encoding rabenosyn-5 isoform X2: MWEPQELGAMRSHLSDFKKHRAARIDHYVVEVNKLIIRLEKLTAFDRTNTESAKIRAIEKSVVPWVNDQDVPFCPDCGNKFSIRNRRHHCRLCGSIMCKKCMELISLPLANKLTSASKDSLSTHTSPSQSPNSVHGSRRGSISSVSSVSSVLDEKDDDRIRCCTHCKDTLLKREQQIDEKEHTPDIVKLYEKLRLCMEKVDQKAPEYIKMAASLNAGETTYSLEHASDLRVEVQKVYELIDALSKKILTLDLKQDPPPHPNTLRLQRMIRYSATLFVQEKLLGLMSLPTKEQFEELKKKRKQEIERKRILERQAALESQRRLEERRSDLASRATNGEVVPPRRGPAPLRKAEGWLPLSEGQRQSEDPDPLLQQIHNITSFIRQAKAADRTDEVLMLQENLRQLQDEYDQQQTEKAIELSRRQAEEEDLQREQLQVLREREWEREQGQAASLHTRTRSLDFREIRPFQLEPGREPRTHLAHALDLGSSPAQSSTATKTSPPSLAPEPFRGWSGSPALGQEFLPQSTPSQRSEAPSLNPFDEEEDLASPSAEGTASPPAPEPSLGPPARLLREYNPFEEEEEEEAVAGNPFARPDSPAPNPFDEEDEPPPRTPASLPVPGNPFEEAPCTNPFEEDSDGGQEGAEPIEEELLLQQIDNIKAYIFDAKQCGRLDEVEVLTENLRELKRTLAKQKGGSD; the protein is encoded by the exons ATGTGGGAACCCCAGGAGCTTG GTGCTATGCGAAGCCACCTTTCTGACTTCAAAAAACACCGAGCTGCCAGAATCGACCACTATGTCGTTGAAGTCAATAAATTAATAATCAGGTTAGAGAag CTGACTGCGTTTGACAGAACAAATACCGAGTCTGCGAAGATCCGAG CAATAGAAAAGTCCGTGGTGCCCTGGGTCAACGACCAGGATGTCCCTTTCTGTCCAGACTGCGGGAATAAGTTCAGCATTCGTAACCGCCGCCACCACTGCCGCCTCTGCGGGTCAATCATGTGCAAGAAGTGCATGGAGCTTATCAGCCTTCCCTTGGCAA ACAAGCTCACCAGTGCCAGCAAGGACTCACTGAGCACTCACACCAGCCCCAGCCAGTCACCCAACAGTGTCCACGGCTCCCGCCGGGGCAGCATCAGCAGCGTGAGCAGCGTGAGCTCTGTCCTGGACGAGAAGGACGACGACCGGATCCGCTGCTGCACACACTGCAAGGACACGCTTCTCAAGAGGGAGCAGCAGATCGACGAGAAGGAGCACACGCCTGACATTGTGAAGCTCTACGAG AAATTACGGCTTTGCATGGAGAAAGTTGACCAGAAAGCTCCTGAATACATCAAGATGGCAGCATCATTAAA TGCCGGAGAGACAACCTACAGTCTGGAACACGCTAGTGACCTTCGAGTGGAAGTGCAGAAAGTGTATGAGCTAATAGATGCGTTAAG TAAGAAGATCTTAACCTTAGACCTGAAGCAGGACCCGCCGCCACACCCGAACACCCTGCGGCTGCAGAGGATGATCAGATACTCGGCCACGCTGTTTGTGCAG GAAAAGTTGCTTGGTTTGATGTCACTGCCGACCAAAGAACAGTTTgaggaactgaaaaagaaaaggaagcaggagATAGAGCGGAAGAGGATCCTGGAGAGGCAG GCTGCCTTGGAATCCCAGCGGAGGCTTGAGGAGAGGCGGAGTGACTTGGCATCGCGTGCAACCAACGGGGAGGTGGTGCCCCCTCGGAGGGGTCCTGCCCCACTGAGAAAGGCCGAGGGCTGGCTCCCACTGTCAGAAGGCCAGAGGCAGAGCGAGGACCCGGACCCCCTCCTGCAGCAGATCCACAACATCACGTCCTTTATCCGGCAGGCCAAGGCCGCGGACCGGACGGACGAAGTGCTCATGCTGCAGGAGAACCTGCGCCAGCTGCAGGACGAGTACGACCAGCAGCAGACGGAGAAGGCCATCGAGCTGTCCCGCAGGCAGGCCGAGGAGGAGGACCTGCAGCGGGAGCAGCTGCAGGTGCTGCGGGAGCGCGAGTGGGAGCGCGAGCAGGGCCAGGCGGCCTCTCTGCACACGCGGACTCGGTCCCTGGACTTCCGGGAAATCAGGCCTTTTCAGCTGGAGCCGGGCAGAGAGCCACGCACCCACCTCGCTCACGCTTTGGATCTGGGCTCTTCCCCAGCTCAGAGCAGCACTGCCACCAAGACCTCTCCACCCAGCTTGGCTCCCGAGCCCTTCCGAGGGTGGTCTGggtccccagccctgggccaggagTTCCTGCCCCAGAGCACCCCGTCACAGCGCAGTGAGGCACCCTCCCTGAATCCCTTCGATGAGGAAGAAGACCTCGCCAGCCCCTCAGCCGAGGGCACAGCCAGCCCTCCTGCTCCGGAGCCTTCCCTTGGCCCACCGGCCCGCCTGCTCCGAGAGTACAACCCTTtcgaggaagaggaggaagaggaggccgTGGCCGGGAATCCCTTCGCTAGGCCAGAcagccccgcccccaaccccttcGACgaggaagatgagccccccccTCGGACACCTGCATCCCTCCCTGTTCCTGGCAACCCCTTTGAGGAGGCCCCCTGCACCAACCCCTTCGAGGAGGACAGTGATGGCGGGCAGGAGGGCGCCGAGCCCATCGAGGAGGAGCTGCTGCTCCAGCAGATCGACAACATCAAGGCGTACATCTTTGACGCCAAGCAGTGCGGCCGCCTGGACGAGGTGGAGGTGCTGACGGAGAACCTGAGGGAGCTGAAGCGCACCCTGGCCAAGCAGAAGGGGGGCAGCGACTGA
- the RBSN gene encoding rabenosyn-5 isoform X1 — translation MASLDDPGEVREGFLCPLCLKDLQSFYQLHSHYEEEHSGEDRDVKGQIKSLVQKARKAKNRLLKREGDDRAESGTHGYESFSYGGVDPYMWEPQELGAMRSHLSDFKKHRAARIDHYVVEVNKLIIRLEKLTAFDRTNTESAKIRAIEKSVVPWVNDQDVPFCPDCGNKFSIRNRRHHCRLCGSIMCKKCMELISLPLANKLTSASKDSLSTHTSPSQSPNSVHGSRRGSISSVSSVSSVLDEKDDDRIRCCTHCKDTLLKREQQIDEKEHTPDIVKLYEKLRLCMEKVDQKAPEYIKMAASLNAGETTYSLEHASDLRVEVQKVYELIDALSKKILTLDLKQDPPPHPNTLRLQRMIRYSATLFVQEKLLGLMSLPTKEQFEELKKKRKQEIERKRILERQAALESQRRLEERRSDLASRATNGEVVPPRRGPAPLRKAEGWLPLSEGQRQSEDPDPLLQQIHNITSFIRQAKAADRTDEVLMLQENLRQLQDEYDQQQTEKAIELSRRQAEEEDLQREQLQVLREREWEREQGQAASLHTRTRSLDFREIRPFQLEPGREPRTHLAHALDLGSSPAQSSTATKTSPPSLAPEPFRGWSGSPALGQEFLPQSTPSQRSEAPSLNPFDEEEDLASPSAEGTASPPAPEPSLGPPARLLREYNPFEEEEEEEAVAGNPFARPDSPAPNPFDEEDEPPPRTPASLPVPGNPFEEAPCTNPFEEDSDGGQEGAEPIEEELLLQQIDNIKAYIFDAKQCGRLDEVEVLTENLRELKRTLAKQKGGSD, via the exons ATGGCGTCTCTGGATGACCCAGGAGAAGTGAGAGAGGGCTTCCTCTGCCCTTTGTGCCTGAAGGACCTGCAGTCTTTCTATCAGCTGCACTCGCATTATGAGGAAGAGCACTCCGGGGAAGACCGTGATGTCAAAGGGCAAATTAAAA GTCTTGTCCAGAAGGCTAGGAAAGCAAAGAACAGGCTGTTGAAACGGGAAGGAGATGATCGAGCTGAATCAGGCACCCACGGATATGAGTCTTTCAGCTATGGAGGGGTCGATCCTTACATGTGGGAACCCCAGGAGCTTG GTGCTATGCGAAGCCACCTTTCTGACTTCAAAAAACACCGAGCTGCCAGAATCGACCACTATGTCGTTGAAGTCAATAAATTAATAATCAGGTTAGAGAag CTGACTGCGTTTGACAGAACAAATACCGAGTCTGCGAAGATCCGAG CAATAGAAAAGTCCGTGGTGCCCTGGGTCAACGACCAGGATGTCCCTTTCTGTCCAGACTGCGGGAATAAGTTCAGCATTCGTAACCGCCGCCACCACTGCCGCCTCTGCGGGTCAATCATGTGCAAGAAGTGCATGGAGCTTATCAGCCTTCCCTTGGCAA ACAAGCTCACCAGTGCCAGCAAGGACTCACTGAGCACTCACACCAGCCCCAGCCAGTCACCCAACAGTGTCCACGGCTCCCGCCGGGGCAGCATCAGCAGCGTGAGCAGCGTGAGCTCTGTCCTGGACGAGAAGGACGACGACCGGATCCGCTGCTGCACACACTGCAAGGACACGCTTCTCAAGAGGGAGCAGCAGATCGACGAGAAGGAGCACACGCCTGACATTGTGAAGCTCTACGAG AAATTACGGCTTTGCATGGAGAAAGTTGACCAGAAAGCTCCTGAATACATCAAGATGGCAGCATCATTAAA TGCCGGAGAGACAACCTACAGTCTGGAACACGCTAGTGACCTTCGAGTGGAAGTGCAGAAAGTGTATGAGCTAATAGATGCGTTAAG TAAGAAGATCTTAACCTTAGACCTGAAGCAGGACCCGCCGCCACACCCGAACACCCTGCGGCTGCAGAGGATGATCAGATACTCGGCCACGCTGTTTGTGCAG GAAAAGTTGCTTGGTTTGATGTCACTGCCGACCAAAGAACAGTTTgaggaactgaaaaagaaaaggaagcaggagATAGAGCGGAAGAGGATCCTGGAGAGGCAG GCTGCCTTGGAATCCCAGCGGAGGCTTGAGGAGAGGCGGAGTGACTTGGCATCGCGTGCAACCAACGGGGAGGTGGTGCCCCCTCGGAGGGGTCCTGCCCCACTGAGAAAGGCCGAGGGCTGGCTCCCACTGTCAGAAGGCCAGAGGCAGAGCGAGGACCCGGACCCCCTCCTGCAGCAGATCCACAACATCACGTCCTTTATCCGGCAGGCCAAGGCCGCGGACCGGACGGACGAAGTGCTCATGCTGCAGGAGAACCTGCGCCAGCTGCAGGACGAGTACGACCAGCAGCAGACGGAGAAGGCCATCGAGCTGTCCCGCAGGCAGGCCGAGGAGGAGGACCTGCAGCGGGAGCAGCTGCAGGTGCTGCGGGAGCGCGAGTGGGAGCGCGAGCAGGGCCAGGCGGCCTCTCTGCACACGCGGACTCGGTCCCTGGACTTCCGGGAAATCAGGCCTTTTCAGCTGGAGCCGGGCAGAGAGCCACGCACCCACCTCGCTCACGCTTTGGATCTGGGCTCTTCCCCAGCTCAGAGCAGCACTGCCACCAAGACCTCTCCACCCAGCTTGGCTCCCGAGCCCTTCCGAGGGTGGTCTGggtccccagccctgggccaggagTTCCTGCCCCAGAGCACCCCGTCACAGCGCAGTGAGGCACCCTCCCTGAATCCCTTCGATGAGGAAGAAGACCTCGCCAGCCCCTCAGCCGAGGGCACAGCCAGCCCTCCTGCTCCGGAGCCTTCCCTTGGCCCACCGGCCCGCCTGCTCCGAGAGTACAACCCTTtcgaggaagaggaggaagaggaggccgTGGCCGGGAATCCCTTCGCTAGGCCAGAcagccccgcccccaaccccttcGACgaggaagatgagccccccccTCGGACACCTGCATCCCTCCCTGTTCCTGGCAACCCCTTTGAGGAGGCCCCCTGCACCAACCCCTTCGAGGAGGACAGTGATGGCGGGCAGGAGGGCGCCGAGCCCATCGAGGAGGAGCTGCTGCTCCAGCAGATCGACAACATCAAGGCGTACATCTTTGACGCCAAGCAGTGCGGCCGCCTGGACGAGGTGGAGGTGCTGACGGAGAACCTGAGGGAGCTGAAGCGCACCCTGGCCAAGCAGAAGGGGGGCAGCGACTGA